In the Candidatus Electrothrix sp. GW3-4 genome, one interval contains:
- the mutM gene encoding bifunctional DNA-formamidopyrimidine glycosylase/DNA-(apurinic or apyrimidinic site) lyase, which produces MPELPEVEVTCRGLRLHLLGRTVVTVRSSGKSLRQPIAEDLIRHCLCAKAIHAVERRAKYILIRFEGKAVLVVHLGMTGKLGVFPRDGEAAKHDHLALSLDNESELRFNDARRFGSVVVWPGDEAEELEQTFLARQGLEPFSAEFTGENLYELARQCRLPIKSFLMDSRRISGIGNIYANETLFAAGIHPLCPANSLSTEQWQDLATCAVRILKQAIAAGGSTISDFLGASGQPGYFQLQLAVYGKKGEECSQCGEEIEKEVIGGRATFFCARCQKRRHQG; this is translated from the coding sequence ATGCCTGAACTGCCAGAGGTTGAAGTTACCTGCCGAGGGCTGCGCCTCCACCTCCTCGGGCGCACTGTTGTTACGGTTCGCAGCTCGGGGAAGTCCTTACGTCAGCCTATTGCCGAGGATCTCATCCGGCATTGCCTTTGCGCTAAGGCCATTCACGCTGTTGAACGGCGGGCAAAATACATTCTCATCCGCTTTGAGGGCAAAGCTGTGCTGGTGGTCCATTTGGGGATGACCGGTAAGCTGGGTGTTTTTCCAAGAGATGGGGAAGCAGCCAAGCATGACCATCTGGCCTTATCCCTGGATAACGAGAGCGAGCTGCGTTTCAACGATGCCCGTCGCTTCGGCAGCGTCGTGGTTTGGCCTGGGGATGAGGCTGAGGAGTTAGAGCAGACCTTTCTTGCTCGTCAGGGGCTTGAGCCCTTCAGTGCAGAATTCACCGGGGAGAACCTATATGAGCTCGCCCGGCAATGCCGGTTACCGATCAAGAGCTTTCTCATGGACAGCCGCCGCATCAGTGGGATCGGCAATATCTATGCCAATGAGACCCTCTTTGCTGCGGGCATCCATCCTCTTTGTCCGGCCAATAGCCTGAGTACCGAGCAATGGCAGGACCTGGCGACCTGCGCGGTCCGCATCCTCAAACAGGCCATCGCAGCTGGCGGTTCCACTATCTCAGATTTTCTTGGGGCCAGCGGCCAGCCCGGCTATTTTCAGTTGCAGCTGGCGGTGTACGGGAAAAAGGGGGAGGAGTGTTCGCAATGCGGGGAGGAGATCGAGAAAGAGGTTATTGGGGGACGAGCGACGTTTTTTTGTGCGAGATGTCAGAAGAGAAGGCACCAGGGTTGA
- a CDS encoding CvpA family protein codes for MNLASIALFDYILLAVLILFVVHGLWVGFLRQLPFAISLVGSYWAAGQYAGDLMPHLAQITQNPKIVFGVSFLVLLIIATLLLKLIGKLIGKIIQVKVVGWGNRIFLGAPLALAKAVMLVVLVVMFWAASLPPADHFFRDSLTASYLEQGAGMARSLIRDAGIKKALTPRKEAHKPSVQKKVTDKQEQEQAVPAPAAPAQPRQSPQPSRAGDDPASSTEIITH; via the coding sequence ATGAACCTCGCCAGTATCGCCCTGTTTGACTATATTCTTCTCGCTGTTCTGATCCTCTTTGTCGTGCATGGGCTCTGGGTAGGGTTCTTGCGGCAGCTGCCCTTTGCCATTTCCCTGGTCGGTAGCTATTGGGCTGCTGGACAATATGCTGGCGACCTGATGCCCCACCTTGCCCAAATCACCCAGAATCCCAAGATCGTTTTTGGCGTCAGCTTTCTAGTACTCTTGATCATCGCGACCCTGCTTCTTAAGCTGATCGGAAAATTGATTGGTAAGATCATCCAGGTCAAGGTGGTGGGCTGGGGCAACAGGATCTTTCTCGGTGCGCCTCTTGCCTTGGCCAAGGCAGTTATGCTTGTGGTGCTTGTCGTGATGTTCTGGGCTGCGAGCCTGCCGCCAGCAGACCATTTTTTCCGTGATTCACTCACCGCATCCTATCTTGAGCAGGGGGCGGGCATGGCACGCAGTCTTATCCGGGATGCAGGGATCAAAAAGGCCTTAACACCCCGTAAGGAAGCTCATAAGCCATCTGTGCAGAAAAAGGTCACTGACAAGCAAGAGCAGGAGCAGGCGGTCCCTGCTCCTGCTGCGCCAGCGCAGCCTCGTCAGTCGCCTCAACCGTCTCGTGCTGGCGATGATCCGGCAAGCAGCACCGAGATCATCACCCATTAA
- a CDS encoding YkvA family protein, with amino-acid sequence MAPDRANLLSRLLGMARHTVAVFKAKETPLYVKIILGLGLLYIISPWDLLPETLPVLGIVDDFTLAALLIAWANGFRLPEQDDADEER; translated from the coding sequence ATGGCTCCAGACAGGGCAAACCTCCTGTCCCGCCTCTTAGGCATGGCCCGCCATACGGTTGCCGTGTTCAAAGCAAAGGAAACACCGCTCTACGTGAAAATCATCCTGGGTCTCGGCCTACTCTATATTATTTCACCCTGGGACCTTCTCCCGGAAACGCTGCCGGTTCTCGGCATTGTGGATGATTTCACCCTGGCAGCCCTGCTGATTGCCTGGGCAAATGGTTTTCGCCTGCCTGAACAGGACGACGCCGACGAGGAACGGTAG
- a CDS encoding 4'-phosphopantetheinyl transferase superfamily protein — MDICSFFFVQQSYNDVPVRLRQEARQTLSLVDLDLIEQILQRDESRLLHQLLSPAELCYFQRFKYMKRKKEWLGGRIAGKAAILAPSHANLAAQELLSSIAILPNRYGRPIAEQLPASLAGQGDEPVISLSHSDGFAVALARKGRNCGIDLQEISPRLVGLTSHFAREAELQRLAEQVDYNEDTHLTMLWTVKEALKKALLHDQSVIFSETELLEISRVNESVWRFTCAVQEKNQSVLVHFFSPYILSITEEEKHA, encoded by the coding sequence ATGGACATTTGTTCTTTTTTTTTCGTTCAACAGAGCTATAACGACGTGCCCGTTCGCCTCCGGCAGGAGGCGCGCCAAACCCTCAGCCTGGTTGACCTTGACCTGATTGAGCAGATCTTACAAAGGGATGAATCCCGTCTCCTGCACCAGCTACTCTCTCCAGCTGAGCTGTGCTATTTTCAACGCTTCAAATACATGAAGCGGAAAAAAGAGTGGCTGGGCGGGCGTATTGCTGGCAAGGCAGCCATCCTGGCCCCTTCCCATGCCAACCTTGCTGCTCAGGAGCTGCTCAGCAGCATCGCCATCCTGCCCAATCGGTACGGACGCCCCATTGCTGAACAACTCCCTGCCTCCCTGGCTGGTCAGGGAGACGAACCTGTCATCTCCCTTTCCCATAGTGATGGTTTTGCCGTGGCCTTGGCGAGAAAGGGAAGGAACTGCGGGATTGATCTGCAAGAAATCTCTCCCCGGCTTGTGGGCCTGACCTCCCATTTTGCCAGAGAGGCGGAGTTGCAGCGTCTTGCCGAGCAGGTGGATTACAATGAGGACACACACCTGACCATGCTCTGGACCGTGAAAGAGGCCCTGAAAAAGGCCCTGCTCCACGACCAGTCTGTGATTTTTTCCGAGACCGAGCTCCTGGAAATCTCCAGGGTCAACGAATCTGTATGGCGATTTACCTGCGCGGTCCAAGAGAAGAACCAATCGGTTCTGGTCCACTTCTTCTCTCCCTATATTTTATCCATCACAGAGGAGGAAAAACATGCCTGA